One window of the Brevundimonas goettingensis genome contains the following:
- the pyrE gene encoding orotate phosphoribosyltransferase: MNTEDVLNEFRAAGALREGHFVLSSGLHSPVFLQKNLVFMHADRCERLCKALAEKIVATVGTVDVAISPAVGGIIPGYETARHLKVASLYVEREGGAFKLRRGFQIEPGQKVVMVEDIVTTGLSSRECIAAIKEAGGDVVAAACIVDRSGGRADVGVPLIALATLDVPAYHADELPADLAAIPVQDPGSRRLSK; the protein is encoded by the coding sequence ATGAACACCGAAGACGTCCTCAACGAGTTCCGAGCCGCCGGCGCCTTGCGCGAGGGGCATTTCGTCCTGTCCTCCGGCCTGCACAGCCCGGTCTTCCTGCAGAAGAACCTGGTCTTCATGCACGCCGACCGCTGCGAGCGGCTGTGTAAGGCCCTGGCCGAGAAGATCGTCGCCACCGTCGGCACGGTCGATGTGGCCATCTCGCCCGCCGTGGGCGGCATCATCCCCGGCTATGAGACGGCGCGGCACCTGAAGGTGGCGTCGCTCTACGTCGAACGGGAAGGGGGCGCGTTCAAACTGCGTCGCGGCTTCCAGATCGAGCCTGGCCAGAAGGTCGTGATGGTCGAGGACATCGTCACGACGGGTCTGAGCTCGCGCGAATGCATCGCGGCCATCAAGGAGGCCGGCGGCGACGTGGTCGCTGCGGCCTGTATCGTCGACCGCTCAGGCGGCCGCGCCGACGTCGGCGTGCCCCTGATCGCGCTCGCGACCCTGGACGTGCCCGCCTATCACGCCGACGAACTGCCCGCCGACCTCGCCGCCATCCCGGTGCAGGACCCGGGCAGCCGGCGGCTGTCGAAGTAG
- the acpS gene encoding holo-ACP synthase — translation MIIGVGADLCDIRRIQESLDRFGDRFRNRCFTEIERTRSDRKPDAAWSYAKRFAAKEACAKALGTGMRRDVYWKDMGVVNQRSGQPTLNLTGPAADHLVRLTPPGHTAKIHLTLSDEHPYALAFVVIEALPLA, via the coding sequence GTGATCATCGGGGTCGGCGCCGATCTGTGCGACATCCGCCGCATCCAGGAGTCGCTCGACCGCTTCGGTGACCGGTTCAGGAACAGGTGCTTCACCGAGATCGAACGGACCCGCTCCGACCGCAAGCCGGACGCGGCCTGGAGCTATGCCAAGCGGTTCGCGGCCAAGGAGGCCTGCGCCAAGGCCCTGGGCACCGGGATGCGACGCGACGTCTACTGGAAGGACATGGGTGTCGTGAACCAGCGCAGCGGCCAGCCGACCCTGAACCTGACGGGTCCGGCCGCCGATCATCTGGTCCGGCTGACGCCGCCCGGCCACACCGCGAAAATCCATCTCACCCTCAGCGACGAACACCCCTATGCACTCGCCTTCGTGGTGATCGAGGCCTTGCCGCTGGCGTAA
- a CDS encoding pyridoxine 5'-phosphate synthase: MLRLGVNIDHVATVRNARGGLYPDPVRAAREALAAGADGITAHLREDRRHISDADIDALAVVLRDEDRPLNLEMAVTQEMLDIALHHRPHAVCLVPEKREERTTEGGLDVVGGHNWIAPFVGQLKAAGSRVSLFIGADPLQIEAAHRTGAQVVELHTGAFCDAARDGHEAEAAEHLAALTAGAALAADLGLEVHAGHGIDYETVKPVAAIPQIMELNIGHFLIGEAIFVGLGPAIARMRALMDEARAGEAA; this comes from the coding sequence GTGCTCAGGCTCGGCGTCAACATCGACCACGTCGCGACCGTCAGGAACGCGCGCGGCGGCCTGTATCCCGATCCGGTGCGGGCGGCGCGTGAGGCGCTGGCGGCGGGCGCCGACGGCATCACGGCTCACCTGCGGGAGGACCGGCGCCATATCTCGGACGCCGACATCGACGCCCTGGCCGTGGTGCTGCGCGACGAGGACCGGCCGTTGAACCTCGAGATGGCGGTGACGCAGGAGATGCTCGACATCGCCCTGCACCATCGGCCGCACGCCGTCTGTCTGGTGCCCGAGAAGCGCGAGGAGCGCACGACCGAGGGCGGGCTGGACGTGGTCGGCGGCCACAACTGGATCGCGCCGTTCGTGGGTCAGCTGAAGGCGGCGGGCTCGCGCGTGTCCCTGTTCATCGGCGCCGATCCGCTGCAGATCGAGGCCGCGCACCGCACCGGCGCCCAGGTGGTCGAACTGCACACCGGCGCCTTCTGCGACGCCGCGCGTGACGGCCATGAGGCCGAGGCCGCCGAGCATCTGGCCGCGCTGACCGCCGGCGCCGCTCTGGCGGCCGATCTGGGGCTGGAGGTCCATGCGGGTCACGGCATCGACTATGAGACGGTCAAGCCGGTCGCGGCTATTCCGCAAATCATGGAGCTGAACATCGGTCACTTCCTGATCGGGGAGGCGATCTTCGTCGGTCTGGGGCCCGCCATCGCCCGGATGCGGGCGCTGATGGACGAGGCGCGCGCCGGAGAGGCCGCGTGA